In Janthinobacterium agaricidamnosum NBRC 102515 = DSM 9628, the DNA window TCAAGTCTGTGGCAAACAGCGGTATGCCCTTGCCGAGAATCACCGGCAGCCAGTTCAGCGTCAAGGTGTCGACCAGTCCGCCAGCCAGGCCCTGGCGAACCGCCGCGCCGCCGTCGAGATAGACATGGCGCCGCCCGGCTTGCCGCAATGCCGCCAGCAAGTCCGCCAGCGCGCCGTCATGGGCGGTTTCGCCGTGGCGCGCTTGCAATGGCCGGTGCGTCAGCACCACCACCTGCTTGCCGTGATACGGCCACGATGCGAAACGCAGTACGGCATCGTAGGTGTTGCGTCCCATCACCAGTACATCGATGTCGTCCAGCAGCGCCTGATAGCCGGTATCTTCGGGCGGATCGGTCGCCACCGCCGACAGCCACGACAAGTCGCCGTCTGTGCCGGCCAGATAGCCATCCAGGCTGATGCCTGAAAATACGCTGACTTTGAGTTGATGCATTTTGCCTCCATTATTTCTACGATGTAGAATTATTGTATTCTACATTGACGATGGTGGGGATCATGAAAGAAACAAAGCCGCGCGGCCGGCCGCAACGGGGAGGAAACAAGCTGGAGCGGCAGGCCATCGTGGACGCCGCGCTGGGCTTGTTGCAATCTGACGCAGCCGATTTTTCGATGCGCAGCCTGTCGAGGCAATTGGGCGTCGATCCGATGGCGCTCTACCATTACTTCCGCGACAAGGATGCGTTGCTGAAGGCCGTCGCGTCGCTGCTGTTTTCGGCGCTGGATCCGGCCCGGCCGCCATTCTCTGCCGAGGATGAGGCGCCAGTCCGCCTGTCGGGCTTGTGCCGGGCCTACCTGGGATTGCTGCGCAAGGCGCCGATGCTGATGCGTCTGATGACACGGGGCCGTGTCGATCATGCCGACGCGCCGGCACGCTTTGCCGCGCTGTTCAGTCTGGCTATTGAGGAATGGAGATTCAGCCCGGCACGGGAAGCGCTGCTGCGCGATGTGCTGGTCGATTACCTGCATGGCTATGCGCTGGCGTTCTTGCCGGCCGGCGACGATGGCTGGCAAGATGGCGTGGCCTTGATTGTGGCCGGCGGCAGGGTCGGATAGCGGCCGTTACCGACGCTATTTGTGACCGTTTAGTTACTTCGTTTTTGAACCCCATAGTAAGTATTATCCACTATCCAATCGTACATATCGGGGTAAATATCGATGATAAAATCGCGTTTTATTGATATTGCCTGTAGACATTAATAGCATGCTGTCGGCGGTTGTGGGGCTGGGCAGAGTTAAACATGTAGGGGCATCCGTTATTCCCTTGGCTCGCACCTTTGCGGCCGGCTTGGCTCTTGCCGAGTGCGGGATCCCGGCGTAACACCGCCATCAAGCCAGCTTTTTTCGTATCCCATGGTGCAAGAATGGCCAACCGTGCCCGTGGTCCGGGCATGGCGAACAGCTCAGTTCGCAGGCAGTGAGCGCATGACTTTGCCGACGTGAAGTCCAGAATATTCTTTTAGTATTTATCAACGGAGTTACCTATGCGTAAATCAATCTTATTTTTTATGGCGTGCCTGATCTTGACGGCATGCGACAAGACGCTGCCGGCGTCGTCCGAAAAGCCGGTCGATGTGTTGCTGATCGGCGCAGGCACCATGAGCGCGACCCTCGGTTCGATGCTCAAGGAACTGGACCCGTCGCTGACGATGGCGATGTACGAGCGTCTCGATTCGGTCGCGGCGGAAAGCTCGGATGCGATGAACAACGCCGGCACCGGCCACTCGGCGTTCATGGAACTGAACTACACGCCGGAAGCGGCTGACGGCCATGTCGAAACCAAGAAAGCGGTCGAGATCAACGAGCAATTCGAGATTTCCAAGCAATTCTGGGCTTATGAAGTAGCGCATAAAAACCTGGGCGATCCACGCAGCTTCATCAACAACGTGCCGCACATGAGTTTTGTGTGGGGCGACGACAATATCGCCTTCCTGCGCAAGCGTTATGCCGCGCTGCAAAAAGAGAATCTGTTCAAGGGCATGCTGTATAGCGAAGACCATGCCCAGATCGAGCAATGGGCGCCGCTGGTCATGACCGGCCGGGATAAAAACCAGAAGGTCGCGGCGACCCGCATGGAGATCGGCACCGATGTCAACTACGGCACCCTGACCCGCAGCCTGGTGAAAAATTTGACCGAGAAGCATGGCGTCGAATTGCACCTGCGTAATCAAGTGGAAGATATCAAGCGCGGCGCCGATGGCGTGTGGAACGTGAAAGTGAAGAACCTGGCTGACGGCAAGGAACAGAACGTGCGCGCGAAGTTCGTCTTCGTCGGCGCCGGTGGCGGTGCGCTGCCGCTGCTGGAAAAATCGGGTATTCCTGAAGCCAAGGGTTTTGGCGGCGTGCCGGTCGGCGGCCAATGGCTGGTAACCACCAATCCTGAAGTGATCAAGCAGCATTACGCCAAGGTCTACGGCAAGGCGTCGGTCGGTTCGCCGCCGATGTCGGTGCCGCACCTGGACACCCGTATCATCGATGGCAAGCAAGCTTTGCTGTTTGGCCCGTTCGCCACCTTCTCGACCAAGTTCC includes these proteins:
- the mqo gene encoding malate dehydrogenase (quinone); this encodes MRKSILFFMACLILTACDKTLPASSEKPVDVLLIGAGTMSATLGSMLKELDPSLTMAMYERLDSVAAESSDAMNNAGTGHSAFMELNYTPEAADGHVETKKAVEINEQFEISKQFWAYEVAHKNLGDPRSFINNVPHMSFVWGDDNIAFLRKRYAALQKENLFKGMLYSEDHAQIEQWAPLVMTGRDKNQKVAATRMEIGTDVNYGTLTRSLVKNLTEKHGVELHLRNQVEDIKRGADGVWNVKVKNLADGKEQNVRAKFVFVGAGGGALPLLEKSGIPEAKGFGGVPVGGQWLVTTNPEVIKQHYAKVYGKASVGSPPMSVPHLDTRIIDGKQALLFGPFATFSTKFLKNGSWIDLPASIGTGNVRPMLQAGYDNIPLTKYLVQQVMNSPEDRLKTLREYFPNARMEDWTLQNAGQRVQIVRDDPVKGGLLQFGTEVVGAADGSIVALLGASPGASTAPPIMIKVLQTAFKGRLATPEWQAKMKEMVPSYGRKLNDDVALANQIRQYSSAGLGLKAFTLEASGAAPAAAVVPVAAAVAPAAAAPAASAAAN
- a CDS encoding dihydrofolate reductase family protein, translating into MHQLKVSVFSGISLDGYLAGTDGDLSWLSAVATDPPEDTGYQALLDDIDVLVMGRNTYDAVLRFASWPYHGKQVVVLTHRPLQARHGETAHDGALADLLAALRQAGRRHVYLDGGAAVRQGLAGGLVDTLTLNWLPVILGKGIPLFATDLSMSNWRLQHAHAYPSGLLQSRYSPLPP
- a CDS encoding TetR/AcrR family transcriptional regulator → MKETKPRGRPQRGGNKLERQAIVDAALGLLQSDAADFSMRSLSRQLGVDPMALYHYFRDKDALLKAVASLLFSALDPARPPFSAEDEAPVRLSGLCRAYLGLLRKAPMLMRLMTRGRVDHADAPARFAALFSLAIEEWRFSPAREALLRDVLVDYLHGYALAFLPAGDDGWQDGVALIVAGGRVG